CTTTGTAGGCGGCGGACAGTTTAAAGAAGAAGAGATTCTCTGGCGCAAGGACGGATCGAGCTTCCCCGCGGAGTTTCGCTCCTACCCAATCTTTTCTGAAGAGAGGGTTGCCGGAGCGATGATTGTATTCAATGACGTTTCCGAGAAACAGGCCCGGGAAGAAAAAATCCGCCGACTTGCCTTCTTTGATGTTCTGACCGGGTTGCCGAACAGGGAGACTTTACAGGACCGCATGAAGCAGGCCCTGATGATGGCTGAGCGTAACAAGCAGCATGTGGCAGTCATGTTTTTAGATCTCGACCGCTTTAAACGCATCAACGACTCTTTAGGGCATGACTTTGGTGACGAACTGCTAAAGAGTGTCGCCCGAACGCTTAAAAACACGGTGAGAAAAAGCGATACGGTTGCCCGGCTTGGAGGCGATGAGTTTGTGGTTCTTCTCCCCTTTCTCGACGGGCCGGGCGGTGCAACGGTTGTAGCGCGTAAAATTCTCGACCGTTTCAACGAACCATTCGTCATAAATGGCAAGGAGATTCATACCGCAACCAGTATTGGGATTGCCATGTACCCGGAGAATGGCAGCGACGGAGCCGCTTTGCTCAAAAGTGCCGACGCCGCCATGTACCACGCCAAAAACAATGGCCGCAGACATTACAAGTTTTTCTCCAAGGATATCAGCGATCAGATTGAAAAACGGGTAGCCATGGAGGAGGATCTACGGCAAGCCGTTGAATATGACCAGCTTCAGCTTCATTACCAGCCTCAGTTTGACACGAAAAAAGGATGTATTTGCGGGGTTGAGGCCCTTTTGCGGTGGGAACATCCTCAAAAAGGCTTTATCCCTCCCAATGAGTTTATCCCGATTGCAGAGGAGTCTGGCCTGATTCTCGACATCGGAAGCCAGGTCCTTGCCAAAGCCTGTACGCAGCTTTTTTATTGGAACAGCGGGCCTCTGCCCGACATAAAGATGGCGATTAATATCAGCAGCGCTTTTTTTTCTCACCCAGATTTCATCAAGATGCTTGAGATGGCGATTAAGGCTACCAATATTCCCCGTGGATACCTTGACCTGGAAATCAACGAGAAAACGGTTATGGATATCGCCTCTACCGATATTTTGCAAAAGTTAATCGACCTCGATGTTCATCTGTCAATTGATGATTTCGGAACGGGTTATTCCTCCTTGACATATCTGAAAGACTTCCCGATCAGCAAAATCAAAATAGACAAAAGCTTCGTGCATGGAATTACCGGAAGTGACAACGGCGCCATAATTGTCCAGACCATTATTGCCATGAGTCATGCTCTGGGGCTTCGTACTATCGCGGAAGGTGTTGAAGACATGAGCCAGGTTAATTTCTTGTGCAAGCATAAATGTAATGAACTCCAAGGCTATCTTTTTGCCCGGCCCATGCCCGCAGAGGAAGCTGAAGACTTCATGATTAACTGGAGAAAACCTGACATCTCACCCTGCGCTAACGCAAATTAAACCAGCATCACAAACCTGATGGATGCTCCGGACACCACAACCACCCT
The genomic region above belongs to Geoalkalibacter subterraneus and contains:
- a CDS encoding putative bifunctional diguanylate cyclase/phosphodiesterase, with the translated sequence MSKATKSLTRKLGVHLFLVAMLVSMCEYISGWIAHTFSAPYADFVHIGLLLAFLGPVFHFILFRPVIRVSKERDQAEEQFRKSKEDERALIEAIEEGIIRMDRRGRCVFANNAAIKMLGYEKEEDLLGKDIHDTIHHSSKDGEKISKEDCSAHQVFVGGGQFKEEEILWRKDGSSFPAEFRSYPIFSEERVAGAMIVFNDVSEKQAREEKIRRLAFFDVLTGLPNRETLQDRMKQALMMAERNKQHVAVMFLDLDRFKRINDSLGHDFGDELLKSVARTLKNTVRKSDTVARLGGDEFVVLLPFLDGPGGATVVARKILDRFNEPFVINGKEIHTATSIGIAMYPENGSDGAALLKSADAAMYHAKNNGRRHYKFFSKDISDQIEKRVAMEEDLRQAVEYDQLQLHYQPQFDTKKGCICGVEALLRWEHPQKGFIPPNEFIPIAEESGLILDIGSQVLAKACTQLFYWNSGPLPDIKMAINISSAFFSHPDFIKMLEMAIKATNIPRGYLDLEINEKTVMDIASTDILQKLIDLDVHLSIDDFGTGYSSLTYLKDFPISKIKIDKSFVHGITGSDNGAIIVQTIIAMSHALGLRTIAEGVEDMSQVNFLCKHKCNELQGYLFARPMPAEEAEDFMINWRKPDISPCANAN